Proteins co-encoded in one Megalops cyprinoides isolate fMegCyp1 chromosome 1, fMegCyp1.pri, whole genome shotgun sequence genomic window:
- the LOC118779232 gene encoding caspase recruitment domain-containing protein 11-like isoform X2: protein MESGGSDTMKDDDEVLWENVESNRNILSRYINPNKLTPYLRQCKVIDEQDEDEVLHSHMLVSKVNRAGRLLDILHTKGQRGYVVFLESLEFYYPELYKLMTGKEPTRRFSTIVVEEGHEGLTQFLMNEVIKLQQQAKDKDVQRVAIMGKNRTLEDEHKKLRLANQELLTFQERYNKMKEERNNYNDELIKVKDENYNLAMRYAQLSEEKNMAIMRSRDLQLEIDQLKHKLNKVEEECKMERKQSLKLKNDIENRPRKEQIFELERENEVLKMKVQELQSIIQPGKQVLPDSEKAILDILEHDRQEALEDRQELVNKLYNLHEEVRQAEELRDKYLEEKEDLELKCSTLVKDCEMYKNRMNTITIQLEEVERERDQAFRARDEAQNQFSQCLVDKDKYRKQIRELEERSDELHIEIVRKEAKIVNLESKLRRLSKDNGLDQSLPRDVPATIISQTFIQSDPKPDCQFEDSGDESPDDHKFFLPEPRLKRRPNLKGVGLSRAKSPVTAPKTLDFQGALNTNGDLSDAPSTDTNSVATSSTNTPVTPTGTAEILNKHLLRFRNDSIISTVPEPPGNDSIVRRNKEGEQDILPRSLSDFDCDSGDNMELCDEDADRFSHGPPSIHSSSSSHQSEGLELDLEQVNNIFRKFSLERPFRPSLTSFTRVSSTLRPVQDLSLPGDSFLSEVTLVGGNASGIFISSVQPGSNAERVGLREGHHLLLLEGCVHGENQSVPLDTCTKEEAHWTLQRCSGMIKLHFRANFDGYRKLQREIEEGTLVSGDSFYVRLNLSLSGQWDSCSMCARCDDIVHVLDTMHQEKNEWLCARVDTFTDKDLEKGSIPSYSRAQQLLLVKIQRLVCRGSRDETDSLRGLRPEESPPPPDPKSSPRLSRASFFIGQILQFVSRTENKYKRMNSNEKVRVVSGGSSTLPRPGFDSMKQEYSDTESDLSKSLNLIPYSPVTPYRSQRKRPVLFAPNILAKTIVQKFLNLGGAMEFNICKPDILSKEEFLFKQKIEPIIYSKEKHASTYECITPENIEAVAAKNKHCLLEAGLSCTKDLLRREIYPIIIFIKVCEKNIRRLRRLPLKVDSEEEFLKTCRMKEKELEALPCLYASVEPDSWSGVEDLLKVIKDKIFEEQRKTVWVEQDLL from the exons GTCGACTGCTGGACATCCTGCACACTAAAGGTCAGCGGGGTTATGTGGTGTTTCTGGAGAGCCTGGAGTTTTATTACCCTGAACTCTACAAACTCATGACAGGGAAGGAACCTACGCGAAGGTTCTCCACTATTGTTG tggaGGAGGGCCATGAGGGCCTGACTCAGTTCCTGATGAATGAGGTCAtcaagctgcagcagcaggccaAGGACAAGGACGTGCAACGCGTGGCCATCATGGGCAAAAACCGCACGCTTGAAGATGAGCACAAGAAGCTTCGCCTGGCCAACCAAGAGCTGCTTACCTTCCAGGAGCGCTACAACAAGATGAAGGAGGAGCGCAACAACTACAATGATGAGCTCATCAAGGTGAAGGACGAGAACTACAACCTGGCCATGCGGTATGCCCAGCTGAGTGAGGAGAAGAACATGGCCATCATGCGGAGTCGAGACCTGCAACTGGAG ATAGACCAGTTGAAGCACAAACTCAACAAGGTTGAGGAAGAGTGTAAAATGGAGAGGAAGCAGTCACTGAAGCTGAAGAATGACATTGAAAACCGTCCCCGCAAAGAGCAGATCTTTGAGCTGGAGCGGGAGAATGAGGTGCTGAAGATGAAAGTGCAGGAGCTCCAGTCCATCATACAG CCAGGAAAGCAGGTGCTGCCGGACTCTGAGAAGGCCATCTTGGACATCCTGGAGCACGACCGTCAAGAAGCTCTGGAGGACCGCCAGGAGCTTGTGAACAAACTGTACAACCTGCATGAAGAAGTGCGGCAGGCTGAGGAGCTGAGGGACAAG TACCTGGAGGAAAAAGAAGATTTGGAACTGAAGTGTTCCACGTTGGTGAAAGACTGTGAAATGTACAAGAACCGCATGAACACAATCACAATCCAGCTTGAGGAGGTGGAACGAGAGAGGGACCAG GCTTTCCGTGCCCGGGACGAGGCTCAGAACCAGTTCTCGCAATGCTTGGTCGACAAGGACAAGTACCGCAAGCAGATTCGCGAGCTTGAAGAACGGAGCGACGAGTTGCACATCGAGATTGTGCGAAAGGAGGCCAAGATCGTCAACCTAGAGTCTAAACTGAGGCGCCTCTCCAAGGACAACGGGCTGGACCAG AGTTTGCCCCGTGACGTTCCAGCCACCATCATATCCCAAACGTTCATCCAGTCCGACCCTAAGCCAGACTGTCAGTTTGAGGACTCTGGCGATGAGTCTCCCGATGATCACAAGTTCTTCCTCCCAGAACCTCGGCTTAAACGGAGGCCCAACCTCAAGGGAGTTGGG CTCTCAAGAGCGAAGTCTCCTGTCACTGCTCCTAAAACACTGGATTTTCAAG GTGCACTAAACACAAATGGAGACCTGTCGGATGCACCCAGCACAGATACAAACTCTGTAGCCACCAGCTCTACCAACACTCCTGTCACTCCAACTGGAACAGCAGAGATACTCAATAAGCAT CTCCTGCGGTTTCGCAATGACAGTATAATATCCACAGTCCCTGAGCCACCAGGAAATGACTCCATTGTCAGGAGGAACAAGGAAGGAGAGCAAGATATCCTACCCAGAAG CCTGTCTGACTTTGATTGTGACAGTGGTGACAACATGGAACTTTGTG ATGAAGATGCTGACAGGTTCTCCCATGGACCTCCGTCCATTcactcctcctcatcctcccaTCAGTCAGAGGGCTTGGAGCTGGACCTGGAACAAGTCAACAACATCTTCCGAAAGTTCTCCTTGGAAAG ACCCTTCCggccctctctcacctccttcaCTCGAGTCAGCAGCACCCTCCGTCCCGTGCAGGACCTGTCCCTCCCTGGGGACTCCTTCCTGTCTGAAGTTACGCTGGTGGGAGGAAATGCCAGCGGCATCTTCATTTCCTCCGTCCAGCCAGGATCCAATGCCGAGAGGGTCGGTCTGCGAGAGGGACACCACCTCCTACTG CTGGAGGGCTGTGTTCATGGAGAAAATCAGAGTGTCCCTCTCGATACCTGCACTAAAGAGGAGGCCCACTGGACCCTGCAGAGGTGCAGTGGAATGATCAAGCTGCATTTCAGAGCCAACTTCGATG GTTACAGGAAGCTTCAGAGGGAGATAGAGGAGGGCACGCTGGTGTCCGGGGATTCCTTCTACGTCCGCCTCAACCTGAGCCTGTCGGGCCAGTGGGACAGCTGCTCCATGTGCGCGCGCTGCGACGACATCGTCCACGTGCTGGACACCATGCACCAGGAGAAGAACGAGTGGCTGTGCGCGCGGGTCGACACCTTCACCGACAAGGACCTGGAGAAGGGCTCCATCCCCAGCTACTCCAG GGCCCAGCAGCTCCTCCTTGTGAAGATTCAGAGGCTGGTGTGCAGAGGGAGCCGGGACGAGACGGACAGCCTGCGTGGGCTCAGG CCGGAGGAATCCCCGCCTCCTCCTGATCCCAAGTCCAGCCCTCGACTGTCCCGCGCAAGCTTCTTCATTGGTCAGATCTTACAG TTTGTCAGCAGGACCGAGAACAAGTATAAGAGGATGAACAGCAACGAGAAGGTCCGGGTCGTGAGCGGAGGAAGCTCCACACTTCCCAGGCCCGGGTTCGACAGCATGAAGCAAGAAT aCTCGGACACAGAGAGTGATCTGAGCAAGAGCTTAAACCTGATCCCCTATTCCCCGGTGACCCCTTACCGCTCTCAGCGTAAGAGGCCAGTCCTCTTTGCCCCCAACATTCTGGCCAAAACCATTGTGCAGAAGTTCCTCAATTTAGGAGGAGCTATGGAGTTCAACATATGCAAGCCAG acaTTTTGTCAAAAGAAGAGTTTCTGTTCAAACAGAAGATAGAGCCCATTATTTATTCCAAAGAGAAGCATGCCAGTACCTATGAGTGCATCACTCCTGAAAATATTGAAGCTGTTGCTGCCAAG AATAAACACTGCCTGCTGGAAGCTGGCCTCAGCTGCACCAAAGACTTACTCAGAAGAGAAATCTATcccatcatcatcttcatcaaagTCTGTGAGAAAAACATTAGGAGATTAAG GAGGCTGCCATTGAAGGTGGACTCAGAAGAAGAGTTCCTGAAGACATGCCGTatgaaggagaaggagctggaggctcTTCCTTGCCTCTATGCCTCTGTGGAGCCGGATTCTTGGAGCGGGGTGGAGGACCTACTCAAAGTCATCAAGGACAAAATCTTCGAGGAGCAGAGGAAGACTGTCTGGGTAGAACAGGACCTCCTTTAG
- the LOC118779232 gene encoding caspase recruitment domain-containing protein 11-like isoform X1, with translation MESGGSDTMKDDDEVLWENVESNRNILSRYINPNKLTPYLRQCKVIDEQDEDEVLHSHMLVSKVNRAGRLLDILHTKGQRGYVVFLESLEFYYPELYKLMTGKEPTRRFSTIVVEEGHEGLTQFLMNEVIKLQQQAKDKDVQRVAIMGKNRTLEDEHKKLRLANQELLTFQERYNKMKEERNNYNDELIKVKDENYNLAMRYAQLSEEKNMAIMRSRDLQLEIDQLKHKLNKVEEECKMERKQSLKLKNDIENRPRKEQIFELERENEVLKMKVQELQSIIQPGKQVLPDSEKAILDILEHDRQEALEDRQELVNKLYNLHEEVRQAEELRDKYLEEKEDLELKCSTLVKDCEMYKNRMNTITIQLEEVERERDQAFRARDEAQNQFSQCLVDKDKYRKQIRELEERSDELHIEIVRKEAKIVNLESKLRRLSKDNGLDQSLPRDVPATIISQTFIQSDPKPDCQFEDSGDESPDDHKFFLPEPRLKRRPNLKGVGLSRAKSPVTAPKTLDFQGALNTNGDLSDAPSTDTNSVATSSTNTPVTPTGTAEILNKHLLRFRNDSIISTVPEPPGNDSIVRRNKEGEQDILPRSLSDFDCDSGDNMELCDEDADRFSHGPPSIHSSSSSHQSEGLELDLEQVNNIFRKFSLERPFRPSLTSFTRVSSTLRPVQDLSLPGDSFLSEVTLVGGNASGIFISSVQPGSNAERVGLREGHHLLLLEGCVHGENQSVPLDTCTKEEAHWTLQRCSGMIKLHFRANFDGYRKLQREIEEGTLVSGDSFYVRLNLSLSGQWDSCSMCARCDDIVHVLDTMHQEKNEWLCARVDTFTDKDLEKGSIPSYSRAQQLLLVKIQRLVCRGSRDETDSLRGLRNMLQPEESPPPPDPKSSPRLSRASFFIGQILQFVSRTENKYKRMNSNEKVRVVSGGSSTLPRPGFDSMKQEYSDTESDLSKSLNLIPYSPVTPYRSQRKRPVLFAPNILAKTIVQKFLNLGGAMEFNICKPDILSKEEFLFKQKIEPIIYSKEKHASTYECITPENIEAVAAKNKHCLLEAGLSCTKDLLRREIYPIIIFIKVCEKNIRRLRRLPLKVDSEEEFLKTCRMKEKELEALPCLYASVEPDSWSGVEDLLKVIKDKIFEEQRKTVWVEQDLL, from the exons GTCGACTGCTGGACATCCTGCACACTAAAGGTCAGCGGGGTTATGTGGTGTTTCTGGAGAGCCTGGAGTTTTATTACCCTGAACTCTACAAACTCATGACAGGGAAGGAACCTACGCGAAGGTTCTCCACTATTGTTG tggaGGAGGGCCATGAGGGCCTGACTCAGTTCCTGATGAATGAGGTCAtcaagctgcagcagcaggccaAGGACAAGGACGTGCAACGCGTGGCCATCATGGGCAAAAACCGCACGCTTGAAGATGAGCACAAGAAGCTTCGCCTGGCCAACCAAGAGCTGCTTACCTTCCAGGAGCGCTACAACAAGATGAAGGAGGAGCGCAACAACTACAATGATGAGCTCATCAAGGTGAAGGACGAGAACTACAACCTGGCCATGCGGTATGCCCAGCTGAGTGAGGAGAAGAACATGGCCATCATGCGGAGTCGAGACCTGCAACTGGAG ATAGACCAGTTGAAGCACAAACTCAACAAGGTTGAGGAAGAGTGTAAAATGGAGAGGAAGCAGTCACTGAAGCTGAAGAATGACATTGAAAACCGTCCCCGCAAAGAGCAGATCTTTGAGCTGGAGCGGGAGAATGAGGTGCTGAAGATGAAAGTGCAGGAGCTCCAGTCCATCATACAG CCAGGAAAGCAGGTGCTGCCGGACTCTGAGAAGGCCATCTTGGACATCCTGGAGCACGACCGTCAAGAAGCTCTGGAGGACCGCCAGGAGCTTGTGAACAAACTGTACAACCTGCATGAAGAAGTGCGGCAGGCTGAGGAGCTGAGGGACAAG TACCTGGAGGAAAAAGAAGATTTGGAACTGAAGTGTTCCACGTTGGTGAAAGACTGTGAAATGTACAAGAACCGCATGAACACAATCACAATCCAGCTTGAGGAGGTGGAACGAGAGAGGGACCAG GCTTTCCGTGCCCGGGACGAGGCTCAGAACCAGTTCTCGCAATGCTTGGTCGACAAGGACAAGTACCGCAAGCAGATTCGCGAGCTTGAAGAACGGAGCGACGAGTTGCACATCGAGATTGTGCGAAAGGAGGCCAAGATCGTCAACCTAGAGTCTAAACTGAGGCGCCTCTCCAAGGACAACGGGCTGGACCAG AGTTTGCCCCGTGACGTTCCAGCCACCATCATATCCCAAACGTTCATCCAGTCCGACCCTAAGCCAGACTGTCAGTTTGAGGACTCTGGCGATGAGTCTCCCGATGATCACAAGTTCTTCCTCCCAGAACCTCGGCTTAAACGGAGGCCCAACCTCAAGGGAGTTGGG CTCTCAAGAGCGAAGTCTCCTGTCACTGCTCCTAAAACACTGGATTTTCAAG GTGCACTAAACACAAATGGAGACCTGTCGGATGCACCCAGCACAGATACAAACTCTGTAGCCACCAGCTCTACCAACACTCCTGTCACTCCAACTGGAACAGCAGAGATACTCAATAAGCAT CTCCTGCGGTTTCGCAATGACAGTATAATATCCACAGTCCCTGAGCCACCAGGAAATGACTCCATTGTCAGGAGGAACAAGGAAGGAGAGCAAGATATCCTACCCAGAAG CCTGTCTGACTTTGATTGTGACAGTGGTGACAACATGGAACTTTGTG ATGAAGATGCTGACAGGTTCTCCCATGGACCTCCGTCCATTcactcctcctcatcctcccaTCAGTCAGAGGGCTTGGAGCTGGACCTGGAACAAGTCAACAACATCTTCCGAAAGTTCTCCTTGGAAAG ACCCTTCCggccctctctcacctccttcaCTCGAGTCAGCAGCACCCTCCGTCCCGTGCAGGACCTGTCCCTCCCTGGGGACTCCTTCCTGTCTGAAGTTACGCTGGTGGGAGGAAATGCCAGCGGCATCTTCATTTCCTCCGTCCAGCCAGGATCCAATGCCGAGAGGGTCGGTCTGCGAGAGGGACACCACCTCCTACTG CTGGAGGGCTGTGTTCATGGAGAAAATCAGAGTGTCCCTCTCGATACCTGCACTAAAGAGGAGGCCCACTGGACCCTGCAGAGGTGCAGTGGAATGATCAAGCTGCATTTCAGAGCCAACTTCGATG GTTACAGGAAGCTTCAGAGGGAGATAGAGGAGGGCACGCTGGTGTCCGGGGATTCCTTCTACGTCCGCCTCAACCTGAGCCTGTCGGGCCAGTGGGACAGCTGCTCCATGTGCGCGCGCTGCGACGACATCGTCCACGTGCTGGACACCATGCACCAGGAGAAGAACGAGTGGCTGTGCGCGCGGGTCGACACCTTCACCGACAAGGACCTGGAGAAGGGCTCCATCCCCAGCTACTCCAG GGCCCAGCAGCTCCTCCTTGTGAAGATTCAGAGGCTGGTGTGCAGAGGGAGCCGGGACGAGACGGACAGCCTGCGTGGGCTCAGG aatATGTTACAGCCGGAGGAATCCCCGCCTCCTCCTGATCCCAAGTCCAGCCCTCGACTGTCCCGCGCAAGCTTCTTCATTGGTCAGATCTTACAG TTTGTCAGCAGGACCGAGAACAAGTATAAGAGGATGAACAGCAACGAGAAGGTCCGGGTCGTGAGCGGAGGAAGCTCCACACTTCCCAGGCCCGGGTTCGACAGCATGAAGCAAGAAT aCTCGGACACAGAGAGTGATCTGAGCAAGAGCTTAAACCTGATCCCCTATTCCCCGGTGACCCCTTACCGCTCTCAGCGTAAGAGGCCAGTCCTCTTTGCCCCCAACATTCTGGCCAAAACCATTGTGCAGAAGTTCCTCAATTTAGGAGGAGCTATGGAGTTCAACATATGCAAGCCAG acaTTTTGTCAAAAGAAGAGTTTCTGTTCAAACAGAAGATAGAGCCCATTATTTATTCCAAAGAGAAGCATGCCAGTACCTATGAGTGCATCACTCCTGAAAATATTGAAGCTGTTGCTGCCAAG AATAAACACTGCCTGCTGGAAGCTGGCCTCAGCTGCACCAAAGACTTACTCAGAAGAGAAATCTATcccatcatcatcttcatcaaagTCTGTGAGAAAAACATTAGGAGATTAAG GAGGCTGCCATTGAAGGTGGACTCAGAAGAAGAGTTCCTGAAGACATGCCGTatgaaggagaaggagctggaggctcTTCCTTGCCTCTATGCCTCTGTGGAGCCGGATTCTTGGAGCGGGGTGGAGGACCTACTCAAAGTCATCAAGGACAAAATCTTCGAGGAGCAGAGGAAGACTGTCTGGGTAGAACAGGACCTCCTTTAG